A window of Drosophila santomea strain STO CAGO 1482 chromosome X, Prin_Dsan_1.1, whole genome shotgun sequence genomic DNA:
ACTGCCGCCAGATTTTTGGCTATTTTAATTCGGTCAGCTAATTTTCTTAGACGTGCGtggtttatatttatattttcgtATCAATGAATTTAAGTAACAGTAAGCTATATTATTAAAGAACTTTTAAAAAGACATACTTTTTAGCTACGCAACCTAGCTAGTTTTTGACGTTTGCAGCACTGGCCAAGGCGGTTGAACAGGGTGATTAGTGCAATATCGAGGTAAACAAAATCATTTGTTGATTTGATTtacaaaatgttgtaataCAATAGAAAAATGTGAGTGCATGTGAACGATAAACTATTGTAATAACTCATTAAATGCCTGCATTTTAGGACAAAGTCGAAGATTTGCCGAACTTGCTTGGGAACCTCGGAAGTCATGGTCAATATATTTGATGATCCACAATACTTGGGAGCTAATATTGCGGATATGGTATCGCAGTGCATACAATATCCACTTTATAGAGGTGATTACCTACCCGAAACCATCTGTTTGCCCTGCCTAAAGGATGCCAAAAGTGCCATTGACACCATCACAAAATTCCGAAGGAGTCATCAGTTTCTCAAGAAGACTGAAATTAAGGCTTTACAGGATGACAAGGAAACGGGTGACCCACAGTTCCATTGCCAGGTGAAGAGGGAAGAATCTGTAGAGGATTTGCCGCCAGTAGGAGCTACCAATGGGCACCAGTTCCAAGCCAAGCTGGAGAAGCTTGGAACTACTTTTCCCCATGAAGAATCCTTCAGAGATGATCAATTCCAGGAGAGAAGCAATTTCCCAATAGAAGAAGATTCAAAAGGCGAGCAATTCACATGCGATTATATGGAAGACACCCGAGAAAACTCTCCAGAAACTGCAGTACAGCACCTGGAGAAGGAGTCTCCCGAGAACGAGCGATTCCAATGCCAAGTGAAGAATGAGCCCATTGACGAAGATCTCTCAGCGGAAGAAGACTACTGCGAACTCGATCACATCGATCAGCACATAAAGACTGAGGACATAGAAGAGAATGTCCTGGAAAGTAGTCCCCGCATCGTTGAGACGCAGACTAATAGCAGAGTGGAGCCAGAGCGCAAACACCAATGCCCACATTGCCCAAAGAGCTATCATCGCGCGTTCGCGCTGAAGGAACACCTCACTGTTCACACGGCGGAGAAGCCATTCGAGTGCCACCAATGCTCGAAGAGATTCAAATCGGCCAGATATCTGAAGGAGCACCAGACCATACACACCGGCGAACGGCCGTTCAAGTGCACGCACTGCTCGAACACGTACAGAAAGAAGACCTGCCTGCAGCGGCATATCCAAACGTACACGGGAGTACGACCCTTCAAGTGCACCCACTGCCCCAAGACATTTGCCACCGACTACGATTTTCAGTCGCACATTCGAAACTATTCGGGCGAGAAGCCCTACAAGTGCGGCGCCTGCTCCAAATCCTTTGCCACCCAATCCGTGCTCAATGTGCATGCCCGCATCCATACGGGCGATAAGCCATACAAGTGCACCGAGTGCTCGCGCGCCTTCCTATGGAACTCCAGCCTCCAGGGTCACATGCTGCGGCTCCATTCCAAGGAGCACCCCTTCAAGTGCCCCACTTGCAGCGCATCCTTTCTGGCAGAGAGCTCCCTTAATCGGCATATGCGTGTCCACAAGAAGGAGTAGGTAATCATAAACGAAGGGAAATCCGGATTTATTGGACCCACTGAACtgataatattatttataacaatAAGACAGTTGTATAAATAGGATGTAAATATAGTTAGGCTGTACATATCTATTTGATAGTTTTGTATATGCGCCCTGGTTTTTTATAAGGTACAAATGCTTGTGTTAAAAATATAGCATGCACTTTGTAGAGTGCATTgctatttattattgtatAATACCGCACTTTGTGCAGAAAACTGATTTTTAATATGTAAATATCATATGTAAGTAATAACACTGTCTTTTTTCTGTGAAACAAGATCTTGTATGTGAATATGTCTCAGTTAACTAATAAAGTTTTATAcgaatttatatttaaacgATTGTTGCAGCTTCTTTGGCTCTGGTTTTCAACTGATAACTGACGGAATCTCTGAAGTGATTCACCACATGGCCAATTGTTCATCGAGATAATTAAAAGGGAATCCATGGATTCCGCTTTGTGTCCGCTTCAAGCTGCCTAATGCGAGTTAGAgtctgcaactgcaactgcatctgcatctgtatctgaatttgaatttgaagtAGGCCAACATATGTTGTCGTGTCTTGTCCGCACtaaataaaatgcaacttTTCGCCGGATTATGCGCATGTGAGTGGAACACGGAATGACTTTTTTCTGCTATTTCGCTGTGGCAACAACTGTTTCTGCGTGTGCATAAGTGTATGAGTTTGGGCCcatgcactgcgagaaatctATGCTTCATTTTTAGTGAACAtgagttttgctttttttgaGTCATTTATGCACTTTTTAAGTCAAGAAAATGTTTgcattgcatatttttattgaaagagCAGCATTTTTGTGGACAGTGCATGTGTTTGCCTGCAGCTTTTCACTTTATTCATGCATAAACTTGACTGAGAAAGTTTtcgcgtggcaaaaagttgccaCGGGATTTGCTTGGCCATGGTGGGGAAAACCCTAGTGAAAACCCTACCGAAAAACCCCCAACCACCTACCATCTCCCCCCGAAAAGGCCACCACCCCCCTTTTGGACACATGCAAATAACATATCGATGCAGCTTTTGCAAATAAACCGCCTTGCCGCCCTCCATgcgctgccacgcccctttctGTGGCTTCCGCCTGTCGCCTGTTGTCCCAGAGGGGATTTAGTGGCATTGCCGGAACGTGCTGCTGCACATGCATCAATTTGGGCGCCACCGCAGCCTCCGATTTCCCAGGCCCCTTCATCCTTcatcccccttcccccttccccAAAAATCCAAAACCCGTTTAACCCTTGTAGCCACCCCCTTAACCCCACAAGCAGCGCCACCACCACATGCTCACATTAACCCATTGTCCGCCCACTTGATACTTTACCCTTTGCTCTCTCATTAGCTACTCCACTAATTTCGTTACAAATGCTCATATATCTGCTTAAATTTATATCTTTTTTAGATTAACTTAAGAAAGGTAACTCTTTTAAGAAAGTTAACTCTTAGTGttaagttaaaaaataaaagatttgCCTAAATAACGTGCGAAATTGAGAGCCATGTTGCCTGCATTTGATTTCTGTTGATTAAAAAGCcgcaaaattaaatttttgataCCATAAATCATTGGCCCTTTCCACTCCCCTCCCTTTCCCCTTCGCACCGCCAAACagcataatttatataaatttgtttgcatttcggcctgcaaataattgcaaaatgcgGGTCAACATGCGAATTtctttaacttatttattaagttttatatttcatttgcttgttatttattaatttagttgtattattttctgCCTTATATCTGCTCTAATTGCAAACGTAATCGAATCTTAGTTGCTtaagcaaaattaattaattttgaatgAAATGTATatgttattttcttttctgaACTTTCGATTAGGTTTACAAATTGAGTTTTTCGCCCGGAAAATTCAACGAAACCTTATTTAGCTTACGCTTTAACTTTTGCGCACGTAACTTGCGTAAATTTCAGctacattatttatttattttaatttttatgcattttgcTGCGCTGCCCCATGGCTTTGATTACAtaaattgcgtatacgcagtgtgtgcctgtgtgtgtgtgcaaggtgtgtgtgtgcatggtgtgtgcgtgtgtgtgcgtgtgccaAAGGGCAGGTGATGTTTTGTGGCCTCTCTCAGGTGTAACATGTGTGCCAAGGTGCAGGAAAAAAAGTGagtgaaaaaagaaaacagccGGGAAAATATTATAGAAATGggctataaaaaaaaaaaaaaaaaatgtgaaccAAGCGACTCAAGGCCAAAGCACTTGGCTAGAACGAGATGGCGCCACAGACAGTCAGACATGAATGGGCGGCAGTTGGGGCAGGGGCTGTGGgcaggggggcgtggcaggtgtGCGTGTGAACCACCGAGAGGTGCAAAGTAGTTGCCACTTAAAAGgcgcaaagaaaaaaaaaaacacaaaaaaaaacttcaaacAAACAGCAGCCAAAAAGCTTTGAAGGGTTTTCCCTTTTCACTTTTTCTCATTTTTCACCCTGCAGCTGTTACcgcttttcttcttcttcagcGTAGGGGGGCGTAGGGCGGTGGCGGTagcgggggcgtggcaggcggTTAGACATGAGCTGGGTGTTGTTGCTTTGGGCCATTGACAGTAAATCCGTTCACATCGACTTGCCAGAAATGTAAGAATGCAAAGCCgcatcaataaaaaaaatagtgtTAAAAATCAACGCTTAAAATGTCATATTTTTAAACTGCATTAAGTTTAAAAAGCACACACTTTTAATAAACACAGCTTTGTGCAGCTAATtaacaaaactaaataattttaagATAATTAACGGAAATTCTAAATTTGTCATCATCAAGAATCGCAAAAAAAGGCCAAATCCAGAATATTCAGGCTTAAATGCACATTGATTAGAAATGTAATAAATTGTTACAAATTTTGCAAGTTATGCCTTTTCATATTTAGTTTAGAGTAAAGTAGagttacttttttttttaaatattttaatcagtaatttaattacaagatcaatcaaaaatgtaatttttgcCCACTTTTTGCAGTGTTATAAttagaaaactgttttttttttacttaagACGTCTTCTCTTGCGCagctaatttaatttgtgttaATTCATAAGAGGTAGCAACATATTCGATGCGATTTTATTCGTTTGCTTGGGTACCTGTTGTGTGGCACTGATATGCaagattttaaatatttaatcgcCTCTGGTTggcatttattattaaagaatGCAGCTAAAAGCTTAATGTTCAGCCattcatatttaattattttgtaattttgttgttcctgctggcttttatttatttgcaaccGCACCGCAatgctaaatataaatatatatattttttcggTTGCACTTTTTATGCCTTTGAACTACTAAATTGCTCACCCTTTCTCTCGGCCTTTCTCTTTCACTTTCTCCgcgtgcgtgcgtgtgtgtgtgtgtctgcctTGCCACCATTGCCACCCAGATCATCATCCCCttcaccatcatcatcatcatcgtcgtcgtcgcggGCGCCTGGCAACCCTGACCTGAATTCAACTCTAAAATTTGTGCGAGCTCTCTGGTATTTCAgttttgcacattttttcgCCTTTATTTCTGTGCAGCAAATCAGTAAgcgcgtgtgtgagtgttaatttaatatttgtttgggcaaaaaaaataggaaaaaaaatataggAATAGTATAAAACACAGGgaaacaacacaacacaacacaaagAGTGAAACAGAGTTAATCTACATTTTTCAAGTTAGTTGCACTTGGCGAGCATGGAAAGGTGCAAAGCATGCAGatggaatttaatttcacaaaATGCAACAATATATAGTAGTAATGCCATGGCAGCAAGAGGTTTCTTAACAGCAACAAATTACTTACAAAGGTGCACGAAAGTATGCTACATTAATCTAGAGCCtcaatgtttaatttttgaaagGCAATCGCCTGAATCTCATAAGCATTATGCCAATAAACCAAGCAACTTTGAGATAGTGTGCAAATAAGATAGTATGTTACGTTTTCATTTGGAGCAAAAAGTATATTGGCTTTTGATTGAGAGCATCCAATAACTTCGGAAACCAAAGTCACACCCTCATCCAAATGGAGCCACCAGTCGAAGCAACCGGGATGGATGCAAGTGGAGGAGCATTTCCGGGCCACACAGTTGAGGCAGTAGTTCATTAATAAGTGACCAAGCGGTGTCATAAGCAGTTCATTAATTAGGGACATGCACACCCTGGAGAGCAAACAATCCGGCATCCTTTTTGCCACGACTCGCAAGGACTCGCAAGGACTCGCTCCTTTGGCTCCTCTCTTTGCATTTGCCTGGTCGAATCTGTCACGAAAATTCGCCCACATGGCGGTGAAGGAGCTTAAACACAGCTCGGATGGCACAGCTCCTGGCATTTATGCTTTGTGCTGACGTCTTCCACCGCACTTTCTCCCCACTTTCCCCCATATTAGTAGTGGTTTTCCATGAGTTTTCCATGGGTTTTCCATGGCTCTGGCTCGAAGTAGTTTCCGTTGGCAGTGACTGTTCCATAGCTCCATAGTTCTCCATTCCCTTGTCAGGTATTTCAGCTTGTTGTTTGCTGCAGTTATGTGTTTAACTGTCACACAcatggcacacacacacacacacaccaccccCCTAGTCACCCCCTCACTTCAATCCCACGGCTGGTGGTAAAGGGCCATGTCAACTGGCATACGAAaccaatttcctttttatggcaaatgaaatgaaaatttgaAATGACCACAAAACCGAAGGGAGCTCAAAACTCTGTGAGATGCAGGCGGAAAAAGGCAAGATAGttcactgcaaaaaaaaaggttttctATTCAAAAAATCTACAGAAAATCAGTCTAAGTTTAGCTGCAATCGAGAAATAAATACTTCTAACCACCACTTCAATGCAATAATGCAATATATACAATAGAAGTAAcaagttaaataaatttcagtGTAGAGGGGCTGCAAGGGGAATTCCCCCAGAAGGTGAGAGCATATCTGCACAGGAAATGGGCACTCGGACATGATGCGACATTGTACTGGAATGCCACTCGCTCCTCCAACTGCAAACTGCCCactgaaaatatatacacacacacgcaaacatCCTTGGGGATCCTGCGATGAGCACCGACACATTAACGGATGAAAAGTGGCCGAAACAACTGAATTAGCCATGCAACGACAGCTCAAGGCATTCCAGGTTTCGGTAttcaggattcaggattcaggattcagTTACCAGATTCTAGAATCTTCAGCTCCATCTGCACTTTCTGGCCAACTGGTTATGGCCATGTTCATACCACGCAGAGCATCCAAGCAGCTGCTGCCCCCCTTCCCCAAAGACCCCCAAAGACACCGCCCCACCCCTCcacctattttttttttttttggggtcaACCAAGCAATCTACCCGCAGCGGCTTTGCGGtggatttattttattgccagaGATGAGACACCAACAAGAAAAGGCATCGGAAATGAGCGGAGTTCAAATAAACGACGCTGTTTTCACActcataaaatcaaattaaatcgAGTAAGATGGAaacgtatgtatgtgtgtgtgtgtgtgttgtggctCTGAATAAGTGAATGCATGTATAACAAGTTGTTAATAAcagaatatataaatatatgcattGATTGtgatatttaacaaaaatacaaGGCTTTTTATTAAGAATTTCAGCTGCATGGTGAGCAATACCCCTTTAGTATAAGTTATTATATTAGTTTTTACAATGGAAAATTAACCTTTTTAGAGGGTACAAACGCGCCGAAAGCATCACGAATTGGAATAGGTTGCGGTTGTCCCAGTTGCCTTTTTGTGTGTGGTTTTCGCCTTAATCCTTTCGCCTCCTAACTGTCCAACTGCCTAACTGCCAACTGCCTAACTAACCCAAACCAATCGAGCTCCTTGTTGCCGCTTCGTCCTTTTTGGCCATCTTGTGCTCCTGGAAAGCGGTGCGCAGCCCATAAAACGCCATACATCTgcgcatttcatttgatttgatttaattttattgccctttatgtacgtacatacattGCTGCTTGGCTGCTCTTTGTTGCCAAaaagaaagacaaaaaaacaattaccaaaaaaaaatagggaCCAAAACAAAGGGAAACGCGAACGGAATGCGCCACTATGTGTTGGAATTAATTATACACTGTACTCGCAGAGCGAAAGGGTATAATAGGTTCGTTGATAAGTATGTAACTTGTATCAGGAAGATAGCGTTTCCGAACTTTCCCCGCCAGGTGGAGCTGTTATCTTCGCAGGCGAGCGTATCTTTGTATTGGGTATCTTTAACTAATGTTTACAGTTTAGTTT
This region includes:
- the LOC120456909 gene encoding zinc finger protein-like; amino-acid sequence: MVNIFDDPQYLGANIADMVSQCIQYPLYRGDYLPETICLPCLKDAKSAIDTITKFRRSHQFLKKTEIKALQDDKETGDPQFHCQVKREESVEDLPPVGATNGHQFQAKLEKLGTTFPHEESFRDDQFQERSNFPIEEDSKGEQFTCDYMEDTRENSPETAVQHLEKESPENERFQCQVKNEPIDEDLSAEEDYCELDHIDQHIKTEDIEENVLESSPRIVETQTNSRVEPERKHQCPHCPKSYHRAFALKEHLTVHTAEKPFECHQCSKRFKSARYLKEHQTIHTGERPFKCTHCSNTYRKKTCLQRHIQTYTGVRPFKCTHCPKTFATDYDFQSHIRNYSGEKPYKCGACSKSFATQSVLNVHARIHTGDKPYKCTECSRAFLWNSSLQGHMLRLHSKEHPFKCPTCSASFLAESSLNRHMRVHKKE